ACAGCCAGGAGTCGAGCGACGTCAAGGGGACGACCCCGCCGGTGTTCACCAGCTCGCCCGCCCCCGCGGGCACCTCCAGCGGCCTCGGCAATGCCGCCGAGCCGCATGATTCGGTCTCGGCCACCCTCAAGGACTCCAGCGGTCAGTCGGTCGGCACCGCCACCTTCTCCAGCACGGGCGGACACCTCCAGGTCGTCGTCGAGGCACACGGCCTCAAGCCCGGATTCCACGGCCTGCACCTGCACTCCGTCGGCAAGTGCGAGCCCAACTCGGTCGCGCCCGCCGGTGGCGCGCCCGGCGACTTCCTCTCCGCCGGTGGCCATCTGCAGGTCGGCGATGCCAATACGCATCCGGCCAGCGGCGATCTGACCTCGCTCGAGGTGCTCAAGGACGGCACCGCCACCCTGACCACCACCACCGACGCGGTCACCCTGGACGAGATCAAGGGCAAGGCCCTGATCATCCACGCCGGCGCCGACAACTTCGGCAACATCCCCACCCGGTACGCACCCGCGCCGGATCAGGAAACCC
This sequence is a window from Nocardia yunnanensis. Protein-coding genes within it:
- the sodC gene encoding superoxide dismutase[Cu-Zn], which encodes MASSSTRRPSWWTVAPVLAVAALGLTACSNSQESSDVKGTTPPVFTSSPAPAGTSSGLGNAAEPHDSVSATLKDSSGQSVGTATFSSTGGHLQVVVEAHGLKPGFHGLHLHSVGKCEPNSVAPAGGAPGDFLSAGGHLQVGDANTHPASGDLTSLEVLKDGTATLTTTTDAVTLDEIKGKALIIHAGADNFGNIPTRYAPAPDQETLSTGDAGARVACGVVS